Proteins encoded in a region of the Acidobacteriota bacterium genome:
- a CDS encoding uracil-DNA glycosylase has translation MNRLQVEIPGCRLCPRLNAWREQTAREKVARFRQWDYWGRPVPSFGQEDARLLVVGLAPAAHGANRTGRMFTGDRSGEWLYGALHRHGFSSHPESTHRQDRLRLIDCYITAVIHCAPPANKPSPEEIRSCRPYLQFEWERLTRVRVVLALGRIAFDNAWDLYRGNSRTRRPRFKHGLEVALSGDRLLLASYHPSQQNTFTGKLTQPMFDSVFRRIRQVIDVR, from the coding sequence CTGAACCGCCTGCAGGTGGAGATTCCCGGTTGCCGCCTGTGCCCTCGGCTGAATGCCTGGCGAGAGCAGACCGCCCGGGAGAAGGTGGCCAGATTCCGGCAATGGGATTATTGGGGTCGGCCGGTGCCCAGCTTCGGGCAGGAGGACGCCCGCCTGTTGGTGGTCGGACTGGCTCCGGCCGCTCACGGAGCCAACCGAACCGGACGCATGTTTACCGGGGACCGAAGCGGAGAGTGGCTCTATGGCGCCCTCCATCGACACGGCTTCTCCAGCCATCCGGAATCCACCCACCGCCAGGATCGGCTGAGACTGATCGACTGCTACATCACCGCCGTCATCCACTGCGCCCCTCCGGCCAACAAGCCCAGCCCGGAGGAGATTCGCAGTTGTCGTCCCTACCTGCAATTCGAATGGGAGCGTCTGACGAGGGTTCGGGTGGTGCTGGCGCTGGGCCGAATCGCCTTCGATAACGCCTGGGACCTTTACCGAGGAAACAGCCGCACCAGGCGTCCCCGCTTCAAGCACGGCCTCGAGGTCGCCCTGAGCGGCGACCGCCTGCTGCTGGCCTCCTATCACCCCAGCCAGCAGAACACCTTTACGGGAAAGCTCACTCAGCCCATGTTCGATTCCGTCTTCCGTAGAATTCGGCAGGTGATCGACGTCCGCTGA
- a CDS encoding RNA methyltransferase, with the protein MSSETITSSSNRRIQRLRALMRRSPLDGEALAVVEGPKLVREACDSGLEVEEILVASSKLAPFRDEDWSERAGAELFGVSDKLFHSLSDTVTSQGILAVVRIPAACLDSLLTGEPLLLVANQVQDPGNLGTLIRSAEAFGASALLLTTGTVSPLNPKAVRASAGSLFRIPIAGPLAPASLAPRLRRSRIRLMAAVPDGTTDFRQADYRGGLALVVGSEGGGIPPGLGAFDAEIRVPTAKGVDSLNVAAAAAIVLCEAARQRDCRGGFTQSTGRSQAL; encoded by the coding sequence ATGAGTTCTGAAACCATCACCTCGTCCTCGAATCGAAGGATCCAGCGGTTGAGGGCGCTGATGCGTCGCTCTCCCCTGGATGGTGAGGCTCTGGCCGTGGTGGAAGGGCCCAAGCTGGTGCGCGAGGCCTGCGACAGCGGTCTCGAGGTCGAGGAGATCCTGGTGGCCTCCAGCAAGCTGGCTCCCTTCAGGGACGAAGACTGGTCCGAACGGGCAGGGGCCGAGCTCTTCGGTGTCTCGGACAAGCTGTTTCACTCCCTTTCCGATACCGTGACCAGCCAGGGAATCCTGGCCGTCGTGCGCATCCCCGCCGCATGCTTGGATTCCCTGTTGACCGGCGAGCCGCTGCTGCTGGTGGCCAACCAGGTGCAGGACCCGGGCAACCTGGGAACTCTGATCCGCTCGGCGGAGGCCTTCGGGGCCAGCGCGCTATTGCTCACCACCGGCACCGTCAGTCCGCTCAACCCGAAGGCCGTTCGAGCTTCCGCCGGATCCCTCTTCCGAATTCCCATTGCCGGCCCGTTGGCCCCTGCATCGCTGGCCCCACGACTGCGCCGGAGCCGGATCCGTCTGATGGCGGCCGTGCCGGACGGGACTACCGATTTCCGGCAGGCCGACTACCGAGGCGGTCTGGCCCTGGTGGTAGGGAGCGAGGGTGGGGGAATCCCCCCGGGTTTGGGCGCCTTCGATGCCGAGATCCGCGTGCCCACTGCCAAAGGGGTCGACTCGCTCAATGTGGCGGCTGCAGCCGCCATCGTCTTGTGCGAAGCCGCCAGGCAAAGAGATTGTCGTGGAGGCTTCACCCAATCGACAGGTCGGAGTCAGGCGTTGTAG
- a CDS encoding L-threonylcarbamoyladenylate synthase, with protein MLTQRIKLHGAGADQTALETASAAILDGNLIALPTETFYALSADVYNLRAVERIFQIKGRPDWKALLVLIDSVDQAEGISDSIPPVFYEIAARYWPGPLTLILPAAKRVPLKVTGGTGTVGMRIPNQPFTRSVIDRVRLPIVGTSANLSGHPSCSTAEDVLSQLGGKIELVVDAGDSPGTAASTVLDLTSKPARVVREGAIPNEVLAEYLSH; from the coding sequence ATGCTAACGCAAAGAATCAAACTTCACGGAGCAGGCGCGGACCAGACCGCGCTCGAGACCGCCTCGGCTGCTATTCTCGACGGCAACCTGATCGCCCTCCCGACCGAGACATTCTATGCGCTGTCCGCGGACGTCTATAACCTGCGAGCCGTAGAGCGAATCTTTCAAATCAAGGGAAGGCCGGACTGGAAAGCCCTGCTGGTGCTGATCGATTCGGTGGATCAAGCCGAAGGGATCAGCGACAGCATTCCACCGGTATTCTACGAAATCGCGGCGCGCTATTGGCCCGGCCCACTTACCCTCATCCTTCCGGCAGCCAAAAGGGTTCCCCTGAAGGTGACCGGGGGAACGGGAACGGTGGGCATGCGGATTCCAAACCAACCCTTCACCCGGAGCGTCATTGACAGGGTTCGCCTTCCCATCGTCGGCACCAGCGCCAACCTGTCCGGACATCCCTCCTGTTCCACGGCAGAGGACGTGTTGAGCCAGCTTGGGGGCAAGATCGAGCTGGTGGTGGACGCCGGCGACTCTCCGGGAACGGCCGCTTCGACCGTTCTGGACCTGACCTCGAAACCGGCCCGAGTGGTTCGAGAAGGAGCTATCCCCAACGAAGTTCTGGCGGAATACCTCTCCCATTAG
- the dgoD gene encoding galactonate dehydratase, translated as MKKNSLDDQKLPRRSLLKGTAGMIGLGAAQATGSGGAPSAAAASPPEPRRTRARELMRITRLETFLVRPRWLFLKIHTNAGIAGWGEPILEGRARTCATAVQELESYLIGKDPRAVAHHWQAIYRHAFYRGGPILTSALSGVDQALWDIKGQALQVPVYELLGGPTRQRIRVYAHAGTPEAVKDKMRQGFTAFKTGPAKKRPARPVETPQFVDYAAEKFAELRQAAGPEGDIGIDFHGAISPQTAKLLIKALEPYQPMFIEEPVNCQNVEVMADIARGTHLPIATGERIFTKWGFREILEKGAASILQPDLCHAGGITEVRLIAGMAEAHYATLAPHNPLGPISLAAGLQMAASIPNFLCQEQVSLGEGYLKKPFQVKEGYIDLPTGPGLGIEIDEEALASKIGHDWHNPETYDADDGSVVDW; from the coding sequence TTGAAGAAAAATTCGCTCGACGACCAAAAACTGCCGCGGCGGTCTCTGCTCAAGGGCACTGCCGGGATGATCGGGTTGGGTGCGGCCCAGGCGACCGGGTCGGGAGGAGCGCCCTCAGCGGCCGCTGCCTCTCCCCCGGAACCCCGGCGAACACGAGCCCGGGAGCTCATGCGCATCACCAGGTTGGAGACCTTTCTGGTGAGGCCCCGCTGGCTGTTCCTGAAGATCCATACCAACGCGGGAATCGCGGGCTGGGGAGAGCCGATCCTGGAGGGCCGGGCCCGGACCTGCGCCACCGCCGTCCAGGAGTTGGAATCCTACCTGATCGGCAAGGATCCGCGGGCGGTGGCCCACCACTGGCAGGCGATCTACCGTCACGCCTTTTACCGTGGAGGACCGATTCTCACCAGCGCACTCAGCGGCGTCGATCAGGCGCTTTGGGACATCAAGGGCCAGGCGCTGCAGGTCCCCGTCTACGAGTTGCTGGGAGGTCCGACCCGACAGCGGATTCGAGTGTATGCCCATGCCGGTACCCCGGAGGCAGTGAAGGACAAGATGCGGCAGGGGTTTACGGCCTTCAAGACGGGACCGGCCAAGAAGCGCCCCGCCCGCCCGGTGGAAACACCGCAATTCGTGGATTACGCGGCCGAGAAATTCGCCGAGCTGCGCCAGGCCGCCGGACCGGAAGGGGACATCGGCATCGACTTTCACGGAGCCATTTCCCCCCAGACGGCCAAACTGCTCATCAAGGCGCTGGAACCCTACCAGCCCATGTTCATCGAGGAACCGGTCAATTGCCAGAACGTGGAAGTCATGGCCGACATCGCCAGGGGCACCCACCTGCCGATCGCCACCGGCGAGCGCATTTTCACCAAGTGGGGCTTCAGAGAAATTCTGGAAAAGGGAGCGGCCTCGATCCTGCAGCCCGACCTGTGCCACGCCGGAGGAATTACCGAAGTCCGGCTGATTGCGGGAATGGCGGAGGCCCACTATGCCACGCTGGCCCCCCACAACCCCCTGGGACCCATTTCGCTGGCCGCCGGACTGCAGATGGCGGCCTCGATCCCCAATTTTCTTTGCCAGGAACAGGTAAGCCTGGGAGAGGGCTACCTCAAGAAACCCTTTCAGGTCAAGGAAGGCTACATTGATCTGCCGACGGGACCGGGGTTGGGGATCGAAATCGACGAGGAGGCCCTGGCCTCAAAGATCGGCCACGACTGGCACAATCCGGAAACCTACGACGCCGACGACGGATCTGTAGTGGATTGGTAG
- a CDS encoding YdcF family protein, with translation MKARRKRFAFKVLAGYLPSAILVYALAIFALVRTEANRDDARPAGRIIVFGAAQYNGRPSPVFRARLDHGVELFKRKLSNRIITTGGYGMDPRFTEAEVGKAYLIQHGVPEDSIEMEARGLTTLASIQHIVEVLRRQGIRQVVVVSDGFHLFRIKQIFQDRQVVVFGSPVPNSPIESNWKRRLQASLREVVGYTVYAAREKLHLPIPAGA, from the coding sequence ATGAAAGCCCGACGGAAGCGGTTTGCGTTCAAAGTCCTTGCCGGTTATCTTCCCTCCGCCATCCTGGTCTATGCTCTGGCGATCTTCGCGCTGGTCCGGACCGAGGCCAACCGGGACGACGCCCGGCCTGCCGGCCGCATTATCGTCTTCGGCGCCGCCCAGTACAACGGCCGGCCCTCGCCCGTCTTCAGGGCGCGGCTGGATCACGGCGTGGAGCTCTTCAAGAGAAAGCTCTCAAACCGGATCATCACTACGGGCGGATACGGTATGGACCCTCGCTTTACCGAGGCCGAGGTCGGCAAGGCCTATCTCATCCAGCATGGAGTCCCCGAGGACAGCATTGAGATGGAAGCCAGAGGGCTGACCACGCTGGCCAGCATTCAGCACATCGTGGAAGTCTTGCGTCGTCAGGGAATCCGGCAGGTCGTAGTGGTCAGCGACGGGTTCCACCTCTTCCGGATCAAGCAGATCTTCCAGGACCGCCAGGTCGTCGTCTTCGGATCCCCCGTGCCCAACAGTCCCATCGAGTCGAACTGGAAGCGCCGCCTGCAGGCTTCGCTGCGGGAGGTGGTGGGATACACCGTCTACGCGGCCCGAGAAAAACTCCACCTCCCCATTCCCGCCGGGGCCTGA
- a CDS encoding cold-shock protein, producing the protein MSRETGKVKWFNNSKGYGFIERSQGGDVFVHHTAIQSEGYRTLEEGQSVEFTVVQGPKGLQAQEVVKSDEEETAI; encoded by the coding sequence ATGAGTAGAGAGACCGGAAAAGTCAAATGGTTCAACAATTCCAAGGGTTACGGCTTTATTGAGCGCAGTCAGGGCGGTGACGTCTTCGTCCATCACACTGCGATTCAGTCCGAGGGCTACCGCACCCTGGAAGAAGGACAGTCGGTGGAATTCACGGTTGTGCAGGGACCCAAGGGTCTGCAGGCACAGGAAGTGGTCAAGTCCGACGAAGAAGAGACGGCCATATAG
- a CDS encoding glutamine synthetase III, translating into MTQKRFDSVSAVNTWSGRSESRSGDRDLLPRIFGEDTFGVKEMRARLPDNVFKQLFRTIEHAEALDTKSADTIAAAMKDWALSRGATHYSHWFQPLTGSTAEKHDSFLKVDRDGRAITEFGGDELVQGEPDASSFPSGGLRATFEARGYTAWDPTSPAFILGGESATYLCIPTAFSSWAGESLDAKIPLLRSMDALDRVTRRALKIFGVEAGRVTASLGPEQEFFLVDREFYYRRPDLMTCGRSLFGAKPPKGQELDDHYFGSIHDRVMAYIQSVEMDLYRLGVPMKTRHNEVAPGQYEVAPVYENANVASDHQQLMMRILERNARDYGLVCLLHEKPFQGINGSGKHLNWSFGTADRNLMDPGDTPHDNLMFLFFCTAVMSAVEKHQDLLLACVSSAGNDHRLGANEAPPSIISVFLGDQLQDIFQQIEESGSAEETERKDLLALGVSVLPDLPRHFGDRNRTSPFAFTGNKFEFRAVGSSASISLPATVLNTIVAESIDLWTDVLEAVVEAGASVETALWKLLSNEVPSFKRIIFNGDNYAPEWVEEAERRGLLNTGNTVQALPALASPKNQRLFDKYGVMTPRELEARLEVLTEQYFIKINIEGETAAHMARCTILPAAVNYLNQLVSARGGSRAAEVGTSGLDSNIERVSGLIDELTAALDELDAQNEELGGDEVSSKVVHMRNNVIPAMNAVRVVADRMEKVIPDDLWPLPNYRDMLFVR; encoded by the coding sequence ATGACACAGAAACGCTTCGACTCCGTCAGCGCAGTGAATACCTGGAGCGGCAGATCGGAATCCCGGTCGGGTGACCGCGATCTCCTCCCTCGAATCTTCGGGGAAGACACCTTTGGGGTGAAGGAGATGCGCGCGCGGCTGCCCGACAACGTCTTCAAGCAGCTATTCAGGACCATTGAGCACGCGGAAGCGCTCGACACAAAGAGTGCCGACACGATCGCCGCAGCGATGAAGGACTGGGCCCTCTCGCGGGGCGCCACCCACTATTCACACTGGTTCCAGCCGCTCACGGGGAGCACCGCCGAGAAGCACGACTCCTTTTTGAAGGTCGATCGCGATGGGCGCGCCATCACTGAATTCGGGGGCGACGAGCTTGTTCAGGGCGAGCCCGACGCGTCTTCGTTCCCCTCCGGGGGGCTCCGCGCCACCTTCGAGGCTCGCGGCTATACGGCTTGGGATCCGACCTCGCCGGCCTTCATTCTGGGCGGCGAGTCGGCCACTTACCTCTGCATTCCCACTGCCTTCTCCAGTTGGGCGGGCGAAAGTCTCGATGCCAAGATTCCCCTGCTGCGGTCGATGGACGCGCTTGACCGGGTCACGCGCCGCGCGCTCAAGATCTTCGGTGTGGAGGCCGGACGGGTCACGGCCAGCCTGGGTCCCGAGCAGGAGTTCTTCCTGGTGGACCGCGAGTTCTATTACCGCCGCCCGGACCTGATGACTTGCGGCCGCAGCCTCTTCGGAGCCAAGCCGCCGAAGGGACAGGAGCTGGACGACCACTACTTCGGTTCAATCCACGATCGGGTGATGGCCTACATCCAGTCGGTCGAGATGGACCTTTACCGGCTGGGTGTCCCGATGAAGACGCGCCACAACGAGGTGGCGCCGGGGCAGTACGAGGTGGCGCCGGTCTACGAGAACGCCAACGTGGCCTCCGACCATCAACAGTTGATGATGCGGATCCTGGAGCGGAACGCGCGCGACTATGGACTGGTGTGCCTGCTGCACGAGAAGCCCTTCCAGGGGATCAACGGGAGCGGCAAGCACCTCAACTGGTCCTTCGGGACCGCGGACCGAAACCTGATGGACCCGGGGGACACTCCCCACGACAACCTGATGTTCCTCTTCTTCTGCACCGCGGTCATGAGCGCGGTGGAGAAGCACCAGGATCTGCTGCTGGCGTGCGTTTCGAGCGCGGGGAACGACCACCGTCTGGGCGCAAACGAAGCCCCGCCCTCGATCATTTCGGTCTTTCTGGGCGACCAGTTGCAGGACATCTTCCAGCAGATCGAGGAGTCGGGCTCGGCGGAGGAGACGGAACGGAAAGACCTCCTTGCTCTGGGTGTCTCGGTGCTGCCCGACCTGCCGCGCCACTTCGGCGACCGCAACCGCACATCGCCCTTCGCCTTCACCGGAAACAAGTTCGAGTTCCGCGCGGTGGGTTCGTCGGCGAGCATTTCGCTGCCGGCAACGGTGCTCAACACCATCGTGGCCGAGTCTATCGACCTCTGGACCGACGTGCTTGAAGCGGTGGTCGAGGCCGGGGCATCCGTCGAGACCGCGCTGTGGAAGCTGCTCTCCAACGAGGTCCCCTCGTTCAAGCGGATCATTTTCAACGGCGACAACTACGCTCCCGAGTGGGTGGAGGAGGCCGAGCGGCGGGGACTGCTCAATACGGGGAATACAGTGCAGGCGCTTCCCGCGCTCGCTTCGCCCAAGAATCAGCGTCTCTTCGACAAGTACGGAGTCATGACTCCCCGCGAGCTCGAGGCTCGGCTGGAGGTGCTGACCGAGCAGTATTTCATCAAGATCAACATCGAGGGCGAGACGGCCGCCCACATGGCACGCTGCACGATCCTGCCGGCGGCGGTCAACTACCTGAACCAGTTGGTTTCGGCTCGGGGAGGATCTCGGGCGGCGGAGGTTGGAACGAGTGGCCTCGACAGCAACATCGAGCGCGTTTCGGGACTCATCGACGAACTGACGGCGGCGCTGGACGAGCTCGACGCTCAGAACGAGGAACTCGGGGGCGACGAGGTGTCGTCGAAGGTGGTCCACATGCGCAACAACGTGATTCCCGCGATGAACGCGGTGCGCGTAGTGGCAGACCGGATGGAGAAGGTGATTCCGGACGATCTCTGGCCGCTGCCCAACTATCGGGACATGCTGTTCGTGAGATAG
- a CDS encoding replication-associated recombination protein A: MSTMNLFPEFASPRQVPAGEGAPLADRMRPTRLEDFVGQQHLVGPGKPVRLLLEKDRIGSLILWGPPGTGKTTLARIIAQGTRMDFVPFSAVLSGIKEIRSVMQEAERNRRSGRRTLLFIDEIHRFNKAQQDAFLPFVETGAIVLIGATTENPSFEVNPALLSRCKVYQLEPLSSEEVVQLLRRSLSDREHGMGADPIEIEDTHLAIIAQLANGDARVAYNTLEIAVQMAPAEEAGQRSISEQLVRDAMQRRVLLYDKAGEEHYNLISALHKSLRNSDPDAAIYWLARMLEAGEDPLYIARRMVRFASEDVGMADPHALTVAVQAKEAFHFIGLPEGTLALAQAAVYLATAPKSNALDKAYAAAVADVKHTLAEPVPVHLRNAPTQLMKTLGYGKGYQYAHDFADRLTAMSCLPESLKGRRYFRPSGEGFEEVIRQRLQTWREKIARLRRTEKDEGSSSV, translated from the coding sequence ATGAGCACCATGAATCTCTTTCCAGAATTCGCCTCGCCCCGGCAGGTCCCGGCAGGGGAGGGGGCGCCGCTGGCGGACCGGATGCGGCCCACCCGGCTGGAAGATTTCGTGGGCCAGCAGCACCTGGTCGGTCCCGGCAAGCCGGTGCGCCTGCTCCTGGAAAAGGACCGTATCGGGTCCCTCATCCTCTGGGGTCCTCCGGGTACCGGCAAGACCACCTTGGCCCGCATCATCGCCCAGGGTACCCGGATGGACTTCGTCCCCTTCAGTGCGGTCCTTTCGGGAATCAAGGAGATCCGCTCGGTGATGCAGGAGGCGGAACGGAACCGGCGTTCCGGGCGCCGGACCCTGCTGTTCATCGACGAGATTCACCGTTTCAACAAGGCCCAGCAGGATGCTTTCCTGCCTTTTGTCGAAACCGGCGCCATTGTCCTGATCGGCGCCACCACCGAGAATCCTTCCTTCGAGGTGAATCCCGCCCTGCTTTCCCGTTGCAAGGTTTACCAACTGGAACCGCTGTCATCCGAGGAGGTGGTCCAACTGCTTCGGCGGTCTCTGAGCGACCGGGAGCATGGAATGGGGGCCGACCCGATCGAGATTGAGGATACCCACCTGGCCATTATCGCCCAATTAGCCAATGGAGACGCCCGGGTGGCCTACAACACCCTGGAGATTGCCGTTCAGATGGCTCCAGCCGAGGAGGCCGGCCAGAGAAGCATCAGCGAGCAACTGGTCAGAGACGCGATGCAGCGGCGGGTGCTTCTCTACGACAAGGCTGGCGAGGAACACTACAATCTCATTTCGGCGCTGCACAAATCGCTTCGCAACAGCGATCCGGACGCTGCAATCTACTGGCTGGCACGCATGTTGGAGGCCGGCGAGGACCCCCTCTACATCGCCAGGCGAATGGTCCGCTTCGCCTCCGAGGACGTGGGCATGGCCGACCCTCACGCCCTGACGGTGGCCGTGCAGGCCAAGGAAGCCTTCCACTTCATCGGACTCCCCGAGGGGACCCTGGCCCTGGCCCAGGCAGCGGTCTACCTGGCCACTGCTCCCAAGTCCAATGCCCTGGACAAGGCCTATGCCGCGGCCGTCGCGGACGTGAAGCACACCCTTGCCGAGCCGGTCCCCGTGCACCTGCGCAATGCCCCCACCCAGCTCATGAAGACTCTGGGTTACGGCAAAGGCTACCAGTACGCCCACGATTTCGCCGATCGGTTGACCGCCATGAGTTGCCTTCCGGAATCGCTGAAGGGTCGAAGGTACTTCCGGCCCTCGGGGGAGGGATTCGAGGAGGTCATCCGACAGCGACTGCAAACCTGGCGGGAGAAGATCGCCAGGCTCCGCCGGACGGAAAAAGACGAGGGTTCGAGCTCGGTTTGA